GCACTGCACCGCCTGGCTCCCCTGATGTCGGAGTACCTGCCCAACACCGCGCACGAACTGCGGCCCGCCGCGCTCGCGGCCGTGGTGGACGAGGTGCTGCTCGGGTCGCGCACGGTGCTGGTGGAGTGCGGGTGCGGCGCGTCGTCGGTCGTATTGGCGCGGCTGCTGGCGCGGCGCGGGTTCGGCCACCTGCTGTCCGTCGAGCACGACGAGCGGACGGCGGCGTTCGTGGCCAGCCAGCTGCGCCGGGAGGGCCTTGGCCACGTGGCGCGCGTCGTCCACGCACCCCTGGCGCCGCACCCCGCCGCCCTCGGCAACGCCCACTGGTACCACCCGCAGCTCGTGCACGACGAGGTGTCGGCGTTCGTCGAGCGGTACGGGCTGGTCGACGCGCTGCTGGTCGACGGACCCCTGCTGGGCGACGCCCGCTACCCGGCGCTGCCCGTCCTGCGCGGCGTGCTCGCGCCCGGCGCGGCGGTGCTGGTGGACGACGCCGAACGGCCCGATGAGCAGACCGTGCTGGTGCGGTGGGCCGAAGAGTTCGCGCTGCGTTTCCGCACCACTCCCCGAACCTCCCTGGCCACCGCGAACGCGTTGGACTGACGCGTGCTGCCGCCCTGCTGGACGCCCAGCGCGAGGCCACCGAGGACCTGCCCTACGACTTGCTCGGCGTGCGCAAGCCCAAGCTGGTCCACGTCTACGTCCGCCAGGCGGTGCGTGCTCGTGCGGACCGAGGAGGATCAGGCCTTGGCCGCCGCCCGCAAGCTGGCCGGCTACGGGCAGCGGACGGCCGCGATCGGGTCGCTGCGCGCGGCGCTCGCGTCCTCGCCACCGCACCGCAACCGGCTGCGGGCGTTGCCGGGGTGGGTGGTGTTGATCAGTCCCGACGCCGACGCGCAGGAACTGCTCACGCACCTCAGACCGTGAGCACGAGCTTGCCGAACACGCCGCTGCCCTCCAGCGCGCGGTGGGCGTCGGCGGCCCGTTCGATCGGCATCACGTCGTGCACGACGGGCTTGACCCGGCCGGACGCGATCATCGGCCACACGTGCTCGCGCACCTCGGCCACCACGCGCCCCTTGCCGCTGGGCCCGTCCACGGGCCGGAACCGCAGGCCGGTCGCGCTCACGCTCGCCCGCTTCGCCAGCAGCTTGCCGATGTTCAGCTCGGCCTTCACCCCGCCCTGCATGCCGATGATCACCAGCCGGCCGTCCGGCGCGAGCACGTCCACGTTGCGGTCCAGGTACGCGGCGCCCATGTTGTCCAGCACCACGTCCGCCCGGCCGACCTCGGCCACGAAGTCCTGCTCGCGGTAGTTCACCAGCACGTCCGCGCCCAGTTCGGCGCACCGCGCGAGCCGTTCCGCCGAACCCGCCGTGACGGCGACCCGCGCGCCCAGCGCCTTGGCGACCTGGATGGCGTGCGTGCCGATCCCGCCCGCGCCACCGTGGACGAGGAACGTCTCACCGCTCGTCAGCCCCGCCAGCATCACCACGTTCGACCAGACCGTGCACGCGACCTCGGGCAGCGACGCGGCCGTCACCAGGTCCACGCCCTCGGGCAGCGGCAGGAGTTGGGCGGCCGGGACGACGACCCGTTCCGCGTACCCGCCGCCGGCGAGCAGCGCGCACACCTCGTCCCCGACCCGCCAGTCCGTGACGCCGTCACCGAGCACCGCGACCGTGCCCGAGCACTCCAGGCCCAGCACGTCCGACGTGCCCTTCGGCGGCGGGTAGTGGCCTTGGCGTTGCAGCAGGTCGGCCCGGTTCACCGCGGTCGCGGCCACGTCGAGCAGCACCTCGCCGGGGCCCGGTTCGGGATCCCGAACCTCCGTCCACGCCAACACGTCGGGCCCGCCGGGTTCACGAATGGTGATCGCGCGCATGGGTCGACGGTAATCCGGTCGCCCCGCGAACGCGTGCCCGCCACCATCGACGGGCATGGACCCCTGGCCGTTCCGACACTTGGTGCTCCGAACCCCGCGCCTCGAACTGCGACCCGACGACGACGAGGGCCTGGCCGAACTGGTGGACGTGGCGCTGGACGGCATCCACCCGCCCGACCGGATGCCGTTCGGCGTGGACTGGACCGACGCGCCGCGCGACAGGCTCGGCATCAACACGGTCCAGCACTACTGGGGCGTTCGTGCGTCCCTGACGCCGGATCGGTGGACGTTGAACTTCCTGGTGCGGCTGGACGGTCGGGTGATCGGCACGCAAGGGCTCGGCGCCGAGGAGTTCCCGATCCTCCGCGAGGTGACCAGCGGATCGTGGCTCGGGCTGCGGCACCAGGGGCGGGGGATCGGCACCGAGATGCGGGCGGCGGTGCTGCTGTTCGCGTTCGACCACCTCGGCGCGGTGTCGGCGCGGTCCAGCGCGTTCGACGACAACCACGCGTCGCACGCGGTGAGCCGCAAACTCGGCTACCGGCCGGACGGCACGTTCACGCAGGTCCGCCGGGGTGAACCGGCGCGGCAGACGCGGCTGCTGCTGACCCCGGCGACGTTCGTCCGGCCCGACTGGGCGCTGGCTGTGAGTGGAATCACACCGTGCCTGGCGCTGCTCGCCGGCGAAAGACCCTCCGACTGAAGGATTGCGTTTACCGCCGCGACTTGTGAAGGTGCGGAATCCGAGTGAAGGGGAAACTCGATCATGTCAGGTAGAACAGGGGTCCGACGCGCGACGATCCTCGCGGCGTCCGCATCCCTCGCGCTGGCCGTCGTTCCGGCCGCCAACGTCGCCTCCGCGGCGCCGCTGGACGGGCCGAAGCTGGCCCAGAACCTCACCAAGAAGGTCACGCTGGAAGGTGTCAACCGCCACCTGATCGCGTTCCAGCGCATCGCCGACCGCAACGACGGGAACCGTGCCGCCGGCACGTCCGGCTACGACGCCAGCGTCGAGTACGTCGCCGGCAAGCTGCGGGCCGCCGGGTTCGACGTGTCGACGCCGACGT
This is a stretch of genomic DNA from Saccharothrix ecbatanensis. It encodes these proteins:
- a CDS encoding class I SAM-dependent methyltransferase, whose translation is MDDLLSRELADLAALHRLAPLMSEYLPNTAHELRPAALAAVVDEVLLGSRTVLVECGCGASSVVLARLLARRGFGHLLSVEHDERTAAFVASQLRREGLGHVARVVHAPLAPHPAALGNAHWYHPQLVHDEVSAFVERYGLVDALLVDGPLLGDARYPALPVLRGVLAPGAAVLVDDAERPDEQTVLVRWAEEFALRFRTTPRTSLATANALD
- a CDS encoding NAD(P)H-quinone oxidoreductase, with translation MRAITIREPGGPDVLAWTEVRDPEPGPGEVLLDVAATAVNRADLLQRQGHYPPPKGTSDVLGLECSGTVAVLGDGVTDWRVGDEVCALLAGGGYAERVVVPAAQLLPLPEGVDLVTAASLPEVACTVWSNVVMLAGLTSGETFLVHGGAGGIGTHAIQVAKALGARVAVTAGSAERLARCAELGADVLVNYREQDFVAEVGRADVVLDNMGAAYLDRNVDVLAPDGRLVIIGMQGGVKAELNIGKLLAKRASVSATGLRFRPVDGPSGKGRVVAEVREHVWPMIASGRVKPVVHDVMPIERAADAHRALEGSGVFGKLVLTV
- a CDS encoding GNAT family N-acetyltransferase, translated to MDPWPFRHLVLRTPRLELRPDDDEGLAELVDVALDGIHPPDRMPFGVDWTDAPRDRLGINTVQHYWGVRASLTPDRWTLNFLVRLDGRVIGTQGLGAEEFPILREVTSGSWLGLRHQGRGIGTEMRAAVLLFAFDHLGAVSARSSAFDDNHASHAVSRKLGYRPDGTFTQVRRGEPARQTRLLLTPATFVRPDWALAVSGITPCLALLAGERPSD